aattatattttatacattgaAAAAATGGTATTGACTAAGACTTATGTGTAGAAATGCAAGGTTTTGGAATTGAATCAATATTTCCAACTTAACCGGCGACCATTTCTGACTCTCTAGAATGAACCCAACTTTGAATGGTCGTCATATTAAGTCTTGTTTCTTCCTATATTTccttttcaagaaaaaaaagaaacaggATACATTCTTGTTGCTCAGTAAACAGTGACCCTTAACACCTTCTAcagtaaaattttaacataacTTACAACACAAATTCAAGCTAAGGATTCAGAAGTTGAATAGGTTGGTGCTGCTCTAGGGGGTGAATTTAGGTAAGGCTTAGATGGAACCTCCAACAACCCAACTTTCCCTTCCAACATCTCTGCCACTCTTGTCATCGACGGTCGGTCCTTAGGGTTTGTCTGAATGCACCACAACCCAACAATGATCAAATTTCTCTTAATGTGTTcgatttcatcttcttcgtccAATGCTCCACCAAGATCACCATCTCTTTCTGCATTCATCTCAATCTGCTTGTAGAGATATGTGGGGAAATATATTTCACTAGTACACTCTACATCTCTTCGATCAACGGTTGTCCTTCCCCCAACCATATCCAAAACCAGCATCCCATAACTATACACATCCGACTTATAAGAGACATCTCCGAAGTTTCTAGAAAACACTTCTGGAGCAATGTATCCTATTGTACCTCTTGTCCCCATCATAGAGACTATGCTTGATCTGTTTGGACACAATTTAGCAAGCCCGAAATCTGAAATCCTTGGATTCATATCCTTATCGAGAAGAATGTTCTGAGGCTTGATGTCCAAATGTAGAATCCCCGTATTACAGCCTTGGTGCAAGTATTCCAGCCCTCGAGCTATCCCAAGAATGATCCCAAACAATTTATCCCATCCCAACCCAGATTCTTGAGACGATGAAGCATTGTTGTCAATGAACTTTTCAAGAGAACCATTCGGCATGAATTCATAAATGAGAGCTCTTTTCGAACcttcaaaacaaaaccccAATAACGCCACAATATTAACGTGGGAAGTTCTGCTAATACTGGCGACCTCATTCATGAAATCTTCCCCATTTCCATTTGATTCATTCAAGACCTTCACTGCTACAAGACGGCCGTCTGGAAATTCTCCTTTATAAACACTGCCAAATCCCCCTCTTCCTAAATTTTCAGTAAATGAATTGGTCATTTTCTTGATGCTGGAGTATCTGTATCTCATTGGTACAAGATTCCCATTGTCCTTTAGAAAGAGTTCGATGTCTCTATCACGATCTTGCTTTGCCTTTGCACGCCTTCTCCGAATGAAAAGGAATACAACTATCGAAGAGGATGTAAGAGAGCCTATGGTAATACCGCCTGTTGAAGTGACAAAATATTGTTTAGATGTATCTCAGAAGAATGTAGTATGCTGATCCGTGATCACATTGAAGTTTAAGTATTAGGAAAATAGGGCACTATTAATGAAGTTGATCAtagtcatttttaaaattatcgaTCGTCATAATTAGTAGAATATTGAAGTAGAGGATGACTGTAGATAAGATGTATTAGCAGAGCATGGTTGACATACCAATAAAAATGATCTTTCTAAGTCTTGTATGTCCTGCAAACAAATTCAACATTAGCCTTCATAGTTTAGGTGGAACAAccaaaaaattga
The genomic region above belongs to Salvia hispanica cultivar TCC Black 2014 chromosome 3, UniMelb_Shisp_WGS_1.0, whole genome shotgun sequence and contains:
- the LOC125210036 gene encoding LEAF RUST 10 DISEASE-RESISTANCE LOCUS RECEPTOR-LIKE PROTEIN KINASE-like 2.4 — its product is MRYRYSSIKKMTNSFTENLGRGGFGSVYKGEFPDGRLVAVKVLNESNGNGEDFMNEVASISRTSHVNIVALLGFCFEGSKRALIYEFMPNGSLEKFIDNNASSSQESGLGWDKLFGIILGIARGLEYLHQGCNTGILHLDIKPQNILLDKDMNPRISDFGLAKLCPNRSSIVSMMGTRGTIGYIAPEVFSRNFGDVSYKSDVYSYGMLVLDMVGGRTTVDRRDVECTSEIYFPTYLYKQIEMNAERDGDLGGALDEEDEIEHIKRNLIIVGLWCIQTNPKDRPSMTRVAEMLEGKVGLLEVPSKPYLNSPPRAAPTYSTSESLA